From Deltaproteobacteria bacterium:
AGGCCCACGTCCTGCGGACCCTCACCCTCCTGCGGCAGGGGGCCGTGAAGGGGCCCGCCCCGGTGGTCGTCGCCGACGACGATCCGGCCATCATCGATCTGCTCGTCACGGCGCTCTCCCGGCACGACTTCGAGGTCTACGAGGCCCGCACCGGACCGGACGCCCTCTCCCTGATCCGGCAGCTGCACCCCCGGGTGGTGCTCCTCGACATCCTCATGCCCGGCCTCGACGGGGTGGACATCTGCAAGACCCTGCGCAGCGACGGCGAGCTCTTCGCGGTGCCGGTCATCTTCATCTCCGCCCTGGAGGAGGAGGCCCTGGAGCGGGTCGCCGACGAGGCCGGGGCCTCGGACTTCCTCTCCAAGCCCCTGGTGCTCGCCGACCTCCTCAACATGGTGGGCGAGTACCTGCGGGGCTGAGGGGGCGCGCCTAGAGCAGGCTCTCGTCGATCGGCGCGTCGGGGTCGAGGCGCAGCAGGGCGATGGTCTCGACGTGCCAGGTCTGGGGGAAGAGGTCGACGGGCTGCAGGCTCTCGAGGCGGTATCCGAGCCCGAAGAGCCACTTCAGATCGGGCGCCAGGGTGGTGGGGTTGCAGGAGACGTAGAGGATCGTCGGCGCGCGGCTGCGGCCCAGGCGCCGCATCACCTTCCCGCCGGCCCCGGAGCGGGGCGGATCGAGGAGGACCAGATCCGGCTGGCCCATCTCCTCGAGGACCAGCGGCAGGGTGCGGCGGGCGTCGCCGGCGTGGAAGGAGGTGTTGGTGAGGCCGGCGCGCTCGGCGTTCTTCTTAGCCGCCTCGATGGCCTCCGGCACGATCTCCACGCCCCAGACCTGCTTCGCCTGGCGAGCGAGAGGCAGGGAGAAGGCGCCGACCCCGCAGAAGACGTCGAGGACGGTCTCGCTGCCCTCGAGGGCGGCCAGCTCGACGGTCCTGCCCACCAGCACCTCGGCGGCGCCCGAGTTGGTCTGGAAGAAGGTGGGCAGGTAGAGGGCGTAGCGGTGCCCGGCCAGGGTCTCGAAGATGTGGTCGCGGCCGTGGAGCACGTGGATGGCGCTGGCGGCGACGACGTCCGACTGGCTGTCGTTCTCGACGTGCAGCACGCTCTGGAGGCCGGGCACCTCCTCGAGGAGGGCCGCGACCAGGGCCTCGGCCTCGGGCAGCGTGCCGGGCTCCGTGACGAGGGCGACCAGGCGCTCCCCCGTCCCCTGGCCCTCTCGCACGACCAGGTGCCGCAGGTAGCCCTCGTGGCGCTTCTTGTCGTAGCCCGGCAGGGCCAGGCGCTTCACGTACGCGCGCACCACGGCCAGCACGTCGGCGACGAAGCTGCCGGCCAGCAGGCAGTCCTCGATCTCGATCACCTCGTGGAAGAAGCCCCGGGGATGGAGGCCGA
This genomic window contains:
- the rlmD gene encoding 23S rRNA (uracil(1939)-C(5))-methyltransferase RlmD; translation: MSTPAPPSFELTIERLSHGGRGVGRHEGIVVFVPNAAVGDRLKVKVKKKKRRHLEAEIEEVLVPGPGRQEAPCPVFGRCGGCAWQHLAYGAQLEAKEAIVRDAFVHQAGIPDPPVAPILGSPEALHYRNKMEFAFDRDGTLGLHPRGFFHEVIEIEDCLLAGSFVADVLAVVRAYVKRLALPGYDKKRHEGYLRHLVVREGQGTGERLVALVTEPGTLPEAEALVAALLEEVPGLQSVLHVENDSQSDVVAASAIHVLHGRDHIFETLAGHRYALYLPTFFQTNSGAAEVLVGRTVELAALEGSETVLDVFCGVGAFSLPLARQAKQVWGVEIVPEAIEAAKKNAERAGLTNTSFHAGDARRTLPLVLEEMGQPDLVLLDPPRSGAGGKVMRRLGRSRAPTILYVSCNPTTLAPDLKWLFGLGYRLESLQPVDLFPQTWHVETIALLRLDPDAPIDESLL